A window of Bacillus sp. BGMRC 2118 genomic DNA:
TGAAATATTGGAAGATTATCGGGAAGGCTTTAATGAGGAAGCCCTTCGAGGAAGATATAGCGAGATTTTAAATAAGTACGATTATATAGTAGGGGATTGGGGTTATAATCAACTTCGCCTAAAAGGCTTCTTTGATGATCATAATCAAAAGGCAACCTACGATACTAAAATCAGCACGTTAAAAGAATACTTATACGAATACTGTAATTTTGGTTGTGCTTATTTTGTACTTCGTAAAGTAAAAAAATAGAAATCGGAAAACCGATTTCTATTTTTATTTTTCTTTACTAAATGTTGGTGTTGTAAAAGGCTGTTCTTCATTAACTTCTGGATCATCATGAGTTGGATGAGCACCAGGAAATTGTCTTGGAATATCTTGGTGAAGATTTTTAAATTCATAATTGAAGGCACTATATGTTCTTTGGCCCTCTTTCCAAGGTGTTGTTTTATTTTGAACAGGTTCATCAGCGCCAATTGGACAACCATATGGTCCTTCGGGCATGTGATTGGGTACAATAAAGTTGCGCATGGCTTCTACATTAGAGAAATCAGTGTACGTTTCGTTGTCTTTATTGTCTACCATTACCATCACCTCTTCTAAGACTTTAGGCAGAGTGAACAGTTCAACATACAATCCGTCAATTGATTGTAGTCTATAGTAGTGTTCCCTGTTTCTTGTTTCTCATTAAACGATTTCGTATAAGAAACTACGAAGCTCTTCAGCATCCTCTTCGTTTAAATTGTAAGCTTCCTCTAAATATCCCGGCTCTTCTAAATCATCTTGTCCAATAATCGCAAAACGACCACCTTGAATATCAAGGACCAGCTTCTTACCATAATAACGGTCGGAAATAATAATCGCTAAATCAAAACGGGCATTTTCACCCATGAAGCTCACAAATCGTGTATTGGTTTGTACAGTATCATCATAAAGGTACATACGTTCAGTCATTTATAAAAGTCCTCCTAACGTTCATATAATCTTATTTTACCATACTTCTTACATAGATGATTCTTTTTCGAAGGCTGTTCTAATGAGATGAGCAACACGTTAGTTTTTCTTAACCTGAGCTAATAAGATGACGTTATTTGACATATAGAAGCAATGTTTACGAAAAGAGCCATTCTGTTAGCAAAAAAGAAAAGGAGAATATTGTCGTTTTGTGTTAAAATAGTATGTAATTAAGATTCTTGTCGTGTAACACTTATGGAAGGGGAACAACAATGACTGGAAGCCCTTTAATTAATTCGATTATAAATTGGAGTAAAATAGTTTTACCACATAAAAAGCTTAGATATTACCCACCTTCATTTATTTTACGAAATCCAGTAATTGAAGGTGTAGAATCATGCTTTAAAAAAGGATACCAGGCAGCGGTTATCGTTTTTAATCAAACTGAACATTATTCTGTAAATACGAAGCAATATCGTCATGAATTGAAGGAATGCTTCAAGCAGTCAATATTAGAAGTGTTTAATGATGAAAACATCATTTCACTTCATAATCATTCAAGTGACGGACATGCTTTAATTATAAAAGTACAACATAAGAAAAAAGAAAGCTTCTTTGAGATTGAAGGATTTATTAATGACATCTTAGAAAGTGTCATGGATAAACTAGAAAGAAAATACCAAGAAGTTCAGTTCTCTTTCGAAACAGGATATATGTTTATTGAGGAGTCTAAATATTCAACAGCTGAGGCAATTGAAAGAGCCTATCACCAAGCAAATGCGATGGCAGAAAAACGGATTCATTCCAAGTACAATGATTTGTTATTTGAAATGACCCGCATCATCAATAATAAAGATCTACAGCTATTAGCACAGCCGATTATCGATGTCTCAACGAAGCAAATTAAAGCATGGGAAATACTCTCGCGAGGTCCAAAAGGCACAACGATGGAAAGTCCCTTGCAGTTATTTTCAATCGCTAGACAAACAAATTTACTATTTGAATTAGAAGTGATTGTTCTCGAAAAAGCATTTCAACAAATAACAAAAACAGGTACGAATCATCTTATCTTTATCAACTTTACACCCATTACATTAGGTAGTAAGGAATTTATAAAAGCAACGAGTGAATTGCTGTCAAAGTACCCAAGCGTAGATCCATATAAAATTATTATTGAAATTACAGAACGTGATTCAATTGAAGGATACAAGTATTTCTCTGACAATATAAAGGCACTCAGAACGATGGGCTTTAGGATTGCTGTAGATGATACTGGAGCGGGATATGCAAGTCTTCATACGATCAGCGAAGTGTTACCGGATATAATTAAAATAGACCGTTCCGTGATCCAGGATATCGATACAAATTCAGTGAAAGAGTCGATGCTGAAGGGCTTATTGTTAATAGCGAAGGAAACAGGTTCGATAGTAGTGGCAGAAGGTATTGAAAAAGAGGGAGAAGCAACGGTGCTGTCTAGAAATAATGTTGATTTGGCGCAAGGTTATTTTTATGCAAAGCCAGACATACTTCCTACTGTATCACAAACTGTGTCTTAGAGGGAAAGCGAGGCTAATGGTATGTATTTTGTAGACCGAGATAAAATTGAAAGTACATTAACATATGTGGAATCTTTACTAGAATTACTCCAGAATCAAAAGTCATTTGACAGCTTTCTTGAGAAACTGGCTCTAGAAAGAATTGGCCATCTGCTAATAGAGGCAATATTAGATGTTGGAAATGCAATGATTGATGGATTTATCATGCGCGATCCTGGAAGCTACGAAGATATTATCGATATTTTAGAAGATGAATCTGTCATCGATTCTGCTGCAGCTGCATCGCTTAAGAAGGTTATTGCGTTTCGAAAATCATTAGTACAAGAATACACAACAATTCAACATGCTCAGTTAATCGAAACTGTAAAATCAGAGCAACAAACAATCGCATCCTTTCCTGCATCTATCCGCACCTATTTACAAAATGAATTGGGCCCAGTGAGTGCATTTAAAAAATAACAACCAAAAGTCGCTTCTGATGAGGCGATTTTATTTTTATTTTTACATAAGATCATCCTATTACATAATTAATGCACGATGAAAACATGTTAAACGTTATAGAAACTTTCTTGGAGGAGACAACAATGAAAAAGTATGAAGGCTACTTAATTGATTTAGACGGAACCATGTATAAAGGATCGGAACGAATTCATGAGGCGTGTGACTTTGTCAGAGCGTTGAAAGAAAAAAATATACCATACTTATTTGTGACAAATAACTCAACGAAAACACCGGAACAGGTGGCTGAACACTTACAAGCATTTGATATACCTGCGGAAACGAACCAAGTATTTACCACTGCACAAGCAACAGCTAATTATATTTATGATTTAAAAAAAGATGCGAAGGTATATGTAATTGGTGAAGAAGGGCTGCGTCTAGCTATACAGGAAAAGGGCTTTACCTTGACTGAGGAAGATGCTGACGTTGTTGTATCAGGGTTAGATAGAAATATTACCTATGATAAGCTTGCTATTGGTTGTCTTGCAGTTCGTAACGGTGCGACGTTCATCTCTACAAATGGAGATATTGCACTCCCCACTGAAAGAGGATTTCTGCCAGGTAATGGCTCACTTACATCTGTCATTACCGTTTCAACAGAAGTTCAACCAATTTTTATTGGAAAGCCGGAAAAAATTATTATGGAACAAGCATTAAAGGCAATCGGAACAAACCCATCCCATACGTTAATGATTGGAGATAATTACCAAACGGATATCCTGGCCGGAATTGATGCTGGCTTAGATACACTTCTCGTTCATACAGGTGTTACGACTAGAGAACATATGAAGGAAATTGAGAAGCAGCCAACATATGTAGTCGATTCGTTAAAGGAATGGATGGAATTTATATAAAGACTCTTTGCTAAGACCTGTTGTTTTTCGTACACTTATTCTGTGTGTATAACCAGTTTTAAAAGCAAAATGACGTTGGAAAAGAAAAGGATAGGCTAACTTTACCAACAGATTGTAGCGGCACGGCACTCGACTTCTGTTGGAGTAGATGGGCATATGACAAAGTGTACATCCTTTGTCTCAGTTGAAACTCCACAGGAGCATAGCGAGGAGGAGGCTCACCGCCAGCCCGCGGTATCCGGCGAGTGCCAGGGAGCGGTAATTACTTAGTTTAAAATAGGCTCTTTTCTAAAACTTTGTTGCTTTTAGTACAATTAATCTGGGTGTACAACCAGTTTTAGAAACAAACTGAGGTTGAATTAGAAAAGAGCGACTCTCTTTAATATACTAGTAACTAGATACTATGGTAAAAATCCGGTTTTTGGGATTTTTACGAAAGCAACAATTAATACGAAAACAGCCTTAAAATAAGAAAAGACTGTAGCAAAACTCGAATAATTCGAGTTTGTCTACAGTCTGAAACATGGCGCATAGCCATGTTTTTCTATTCATTCTCCATCATACTTTTCTTCTTTTGCTGCTGCACTATGAGCTAGGCGACTTGAAGCAGCTGCTGCAATGGCTCCTACAATGTCATCTAGAAACGTATGACACTGCCCTGTCGATTTATCATTTAAAAATTGTAAAATACCAGGTTTTTGTTTATCAATATAGCCAAAGTTCGTAAACCCAATTGATCCATAAATATTTACGATAGATAAAGCAATAATTTCATCAATTCCATACAGACCTTCATCTACTTCAATTGTACTTTGTAACGGTTCTTCTAACTGTTTCTTCTCTGCTAAACGATCCAATTGGATACCTGTTAAAATGGCATTTTGTACTTCTCGTTTCGACAGAACCTTTTCAACGTTGTGTATACAAACATCTTTTGTCAGGTCAGGATGATATTTTACTTGTAAAAAGTAAACAAGATCCCCAATATCCTCAATTGTTACACCTCGTTCTTGTAGCCATTTTCTTGCTGTAACTTCTAGTCTGGATCTATTAGAATTTTCCATTAGGATCACCTTTCTTCAATTAGATTCCTACTCTACATAATTTCCGTTGTTTCTTAATTTATTCGGAATTCCTTTATATTTATTACAAGTTTTCACTTTCTAGGACATATAAATGTCTCAAGAGAGGGGGACTTATACGTGAAACAACATTTGCACACATTATTTAATCTTCGGGCAGAACCAGATGGATTGTACCGGTCCTACGAGAGATATCGATGTCAAAGTGGACATTATCTAGTTGTTCCCGTCGCTCACCTGGAAGCAGATGAAATTGAAGAAATGTCCCTGCTAGGGGAATATTTCATTCAAAAAGGTGATCAGCACATTGCTGCAATCGTAAAAAATAAACGAGGGGAAATTGTGAGCAAGGCGGAAGAACAATTATTTGTGTTACTCAAATGTCCATATGAAGCTCGTAACGTTGATTATTCTAGGACTATTTCAGAAGAATTAGCAGTATTTCATCAAAAAGGACGCAGGATTACCTTCCCGATACAAAAGTTGGTCAGAATCGGTCAATGGAAGGCGATGTGGGAAAAACGAATTGATCAGATGGAACAGTTTTGGGCATTAAAGACGAAGGATCATCCAATAGAGCTCTTTGAAAGATTGTTTATTGAATCCTTCCCTTATTATGTAGGCATCACGGAAAATGCTATCCAATACTTAGTAGATACGGAGATGGACGATTTACCGAAAGAGAATGATTATGGAACAGTATGTCATCACCGTTTTTCATATGATTGCTGGAGACATGAATCCATTATGAGATTACCAACTGACTGGGTCTACGATCATCCAAGCCGTGATCTGGTAGAATGGATACGCTCATCCTTTAATGAAGAACCACAAAGAAGTGAACATTATTATCAATTTATCTCTAACTATGAGAAGGTCCAGCCACTATCTACTTTTTCCTTGAGATTGCTGTACTCCAGATTAATGTTCCCTGTACACTATTTAGAATGCATTGAATCATATTACCGTACGCAAGATGAGGAACAAAAACAAGCTTTAACAGAACATCTCCAACTTATATTAAAAAGATCACATCGCTACGAAAGACTGTTACATGACATTCATGGGTTAATAGGAACAAGAAGAAGGGGAATGAATATCCCGAAAGTAAATTGGATTTAGGAGAAAATAAAAAGGGCGCACTCTTGTGAGTGCGCCCTTCGCTTGTGTAATTAGAAAACTTGTTCTACTTCAATTACTCCTGGTACTTCCTCTAATAATGCACGTTCAATACCAGCTTTTAATGTAATAGTCGAGCTTGGGCAGCTTCCGCATGCACCTAGAAGACGTAATTTAACAATCCCATCCTCTACATCTACTAATTCAACATCTCCACCATCGCGAAGAAGGAATGGACGAAGCTTATCTAATACTTCCTTTACTTGTTCCATCATTTCCATCATATATCGACTCCTTTCCATATCTCTATTATAATGACTAATCAGAAAAAAATCTATTCTGTTGATTTGGAAAACGATTCCTCTTTTAACCGGTAGCAACAGTCGAAAGCTTTCCCCTAATCCAGAGATCGCTTTTAGAATCATAGAAGATGAAAATCACCAATAAGAAAACGATTAGTGATAGTAAACCGGAAGTTGATTGCATAGTGTGCTTTTTATAGGCTAATTTCTAATATTTTGTTGCTTTTAGTACCATTATCATGGGGTACAACCAGTTTTAGAAACAAATTGAGATTAGATTAGAAAAGAGCAACTCACTTTATAGATAGAATTATCATTATCTAGATACTAAGTTAAAAATCCGGCTTTTGGGATTTTTACGAGAAAGCAACAATGTATACGAAAACAGCCTTTTTATAAGTTCCATTTTTATTGTAGGAAATTTTATGAAAATTGTATAAAATAGTAGAGAAGGGATGTGGGAGTAATGTCATTAATTGAAGTGGAAATTTGTGTATATGGTGCAGAGGTTTTATGTCCGAGCTGTGTAAACATGCCTTCATCGAAGGAAACGTATGATTGGTTAGAAGCAGCGGTAGGACGGAAGTTTCCAAACCAGCCGTTCACAATTACATATATTGATATTTTTAATCCACCTGTTGACGAGGAAAAGGCTGAATTCGCCAGCAGAGTAATTGAAGAAGATATGTTTTATCCTGTTGTTGTGATTAACAATGAAATTGTAGGAGAAGGAAATCCTCGGCTTAAAACCGTGTATGCAGAATTGGAAAAGTACGGATATACGGCAGAATAAAAAAGAGGCCCTCGTAACTGAGGGCCATCTAATCAACCGTTATGATACTTATACATCCATAGAATACCGGATTTCAATAGACGAGGTACTCTTCCCATTAGAGGAGTGTCTGCTAACAATCCAAAGCCATGCTTCTTACCTAATGAACCTAACACACCTTTTAATTTAATAGTAGGGAATTCAGCAGGTGGTTCTTCGCCATTCCATCTTTTTAGAAGGACTTGAACAATTTGCTCTGCTTGACCTTCTGCTAATTGGGCACTAGGTGCATGTGGCAGGCTTGCGCAATCACCGACAACATATACATGCTCATCGTTAGGCAGGTTATGTTGTTTTGTTAAGGCGACGCGTCCTTGCTGGTCTTTTTCTACATCAAGATCACGGACAACTTTTGTAGGTTGAATTCCAGCAGTCCAAACCATCACATCACAATGAATGGGTTCATCATGGTTATAGATCGTATTCTCTTCTACCTTTGTAATGTTAGAATGATTAATTACTTCAACTCCGTGTGAGTGGAACCAACCTTCAACGTAGTTACTAAGACGTTCAGGGAACATAGACAGAATGTGTTTTCCACGGTCAAATAACTTAATACGTAAATCCGGACGACTTTCAGAAAGCTCACTTGCTAATTCAACTCCACTAAGTCCTCCACCGACAATGCCAACGACGGAATTCGGGCCTAAGTTGTTAAGAGCTTGATAGGCCATTCTTGATTTAGAAATGGTTTGAATGCTGTATGTGTGTTCCTCAGCACCTGGTACACCGTGATATTTGTCTTCGCAGCCAAGACCAATGACTAAATCATCGTAAGATACAGACTCTTGATCTTGTAAGAAAACTTGTTTGTTTTCTATATCAATTTTTGTAATTTCCCCGTATTTAATCGATAAACGAGGGTGCTCCGGATACGTAACACGAACATGTTGATCTGAGATCGTACCG
This region includes:
- a CDS encoding DUF1027 domain-containing protein; protein product: MFQINHLTYEILEDYREGFNEEALRGRYSEILNKYDYIVGDWGYNQLRLKGFFDDHNQKATYDTKISTLKEYLYEYCNFGCAYFVLRKVKK
- a CDS encoding cytosolic protein codes for the protein MVDNKDNETYTDFSNVEAMRNFIVPNHMPEGPYGCPIGADEPVQNKTTPWKEGQRTYSAFNYEFKNLHQDIPRQFPGAHPTHDDPEVNEEQPFTTPTFSKEK
- a CDS encoding DUF3055 domain-containing protein; protein product: MTERMYLYDDTVQTNTRFVSFMGENARFDLAIIISDRYYGKKLVLDIQGGRFAIIGQDDLEEPGYLEEAYNLNEEDAEELRSFLYEIV
- a CDS encoding EAL domain-containing protein, translated to MTGSPLINSIINWSKIVLPHKKLRYYPPSFILRNPVIEGVESCFKKGYQAAVIVFNQTEHYSVNTKQYRHELKECFKQSILEVFNDENIISLHNHSSDGHALIIKVQHKKKESFFEIEGFINDILESVMDKLERKYQEVQFSFETGYMFIEESKYSTAEAIERAYHQANAMAEKRIHSKYNDLLFEMTRIINNKDLQLLAQPIIDVSTKQIKAWEILSRGPKGTTMESPLQLFSIARQTNLLFELEVIVLEKAFQQITKTGTNHLIFINFTPITLGSKEFIKATSELLSKYPSVDPYKIIIEITERDSIEGYKYFSDNIKALRTMGFRIAVDDTGAGYASLHTISEVLPDIIKIDRSVIQDIDTNSVKESMLKGLLLIAKETGSIVVAEGIEKEGEATVLSRNNVDLAQGYFYAKPDILPTVSQTVS
- a CDS encoding DUF86 domain-containing protein; this encodes MYFVDRDKIESTLTYVESLLELLQNQKSFDSFLEKLALERIGHLLIEAILDVGNAMIDGFIMRDPGSYEDIIDILEDESVIDSAAAASLKKVIAFRKSLVQEYTTIQHAQLIETVKSEQQTIASFPASIRTYLQNELGPVSAFKK
- a CDS encoding TIGR01457 family HAD-type hydrolase; protein product: MKKYEGYLIDLDGTMYKGSERIHEACDFVRALKEKNIPYLFVTNNSTKTPEQVAEHLQAFDIPAETNQVFTTAQATANYIYDLKKDAKVYVIGEEGLRLAIQEKGFTLTEEDADVVVSGLDRNITYDKLAIGCLAVRNGATFISTNGDIALPTERGFLPGNGSLTSVITVSTEVQPIFIGKPEKIIMEQALKAIGTNPSHTLMIGDNYQTDILAGIDAGLDTLLVHTGVTTREHMKEIEKQPTYVVDSLKEWMEFI
- a CDS encoding phosphatidylglycerophosphatase A, with product MENSNRSRLEVTARKWLQERGVTIEDIGDLVYFLQVKYHPDLTKDVCIHNVEKVLSKREVQNAILTGIQLDRLAEKKQLEEPLQSTIEVDEGLYGIDEIIALSIVNIYGSIGFTNFGYIDKQKPGILQFLNDKSTGQCHTFLDDIVGAIAAAASSRLAHSAAAKEEKYDGE
- the yutH gene encoding spore coat protein YutH; the encoded protein is MRNSFIFITSFHFLGHINVSREGDLYVKQHLHTLFNLRAEPDGLYRSYERYRCQSGHYLVVPVAHLEADEIEEMSLLGEYFIQKGDQHIAAIVKNKRGEIVSKAEEQLFVLLKCPYEARNVDYSRTISEELAVFHQKGRRITFPIQKLVRIGQWKAMWEKRIDQMEQFWALKTKDHPIELFERLFIESFPYYVGITENAIQYLVDTEMDDLPKENDYGTVCHHRFSYDCWRHESIMRLPTDWVYDHPSRDLVEWIRSSFNEEPQRSEHYYQFISNYEKVQPLSTFSLRLLYSRLMFPVHYLECIESYYRTQDEEQKQALTEHLQLILKRSHRYERLLHDIHGLIGTRRRGMNIPKVNWI
- a CDS encoding NifU family protein, with the protein product MMEQVKEVLDKLRPFLLRDGGDVELVDVEDGIVKLRLLGACGSCPSSTITLKAGIERALLEEVPGVIEVEQVF
- a CDS encoding DUF1462 family protein yields the protein MSLIEVEICVYGAEVLCPSCVNMPSSKETYDWLEAAVGRKFPNQPFTITYIDIFNPPVDEEKAEFASRVIEEDMFYPVVVINNEIVGEGNPRLKTVYAELEKYGYTAE
- a CDS encoding NAD(P)/FAD-dependent oxidoreductase, which translates into the protein MKHLVLLGGGYGNMRVLLRLLPNQLPDNVQITLIDRVPYHCLKTEYYALAAGTISDQHVRVTYPEHPRLSIKYGEITKIDIENKQVFLQDQESVSYDDLVIGLGCEDKYHGVPGAEEHTYSIQTISKSRMAYQALNNLGPNSVVGIVGGGLSGVELASELSESRPDLRIKLFDRGKHILSMFPERLSNYVEGWFHSHGVEVINHSNITKVEENTIYNHDEPIHCDVMVWTAGIQPTKVVRDLDVEKDQQGRVALTKQHNLPNDEHVYVVGDCASLPHAPSAQLAEGQAEQIVQVLLKRWNGEEPPAEFPTIKLKGVLGSLGKKHGFGLLADTPLMGRVPRLLKSGILWMYKYHNG